The nucleotide sequence GCTTCTCGCGCTCTTCCGCTCCCGGCGCTACCGGTGCGTGGTGACGCCGGCAGCCGGGCGCGGGCCGGCGCCGTTGCCTTCCGACCTCGAGCCGGTGCTGGCGGCCCCGCCCCGCAAGAACGGCGAGCAGTGGACCCTGGAGCTGGACCTGGGCGCGCCCGAGCAGCTCTTCGACTGCCTGGCGGCGTTACGGCAGAGCGGGCTCGTCATCGAGTCGGTGGCCCGCGACCAGCCCGACCTGCGCCAGGCGTACCTGCGGCTCGTCCGCGGGGAACGGGCCGGCGCACCCGCCCCGCTCGAGGGCGCGTCTGGTCCGGCCCAGGCCGGCACGGGCCGAGAGGAGGCTCACAGCGATGGATGAACACACGCCGGCGGCCCTCGCCTCTCCATCCGGAGATCCGGCTGCGACTCCGAGCGGGTGGAGGCTCCTGGAGGCCGCCTTCTTGCGGGAATGGGTGTCGCTGCGCCGGTATCCGTTCAACCTGGTGTCCGGCGTTCTCACGCTCCTCATCGTGTTCTTCTTGCTTTTCTACGGCGTCAGGCTGATACCGGGCGCGTTCCAGCTGGGACAGACGTTGAGCGGTCTCGTGGTGGGCTTCGTCAGCTGGGTCGCCATGCTCGCGGCTTTTCAAGGGTTCTCGGAGGAGATCACACGCGGCGCCCTGGAAGGCACCCTCGAACAGCAGGCCCTCTCTCCCTGGGGGTTGGACCGGGTGCTACTGGCCGGCGCGGTGGCGGGCAACGTCAGCAACCTGGCCGTGACCGGCATCGTTTTGCTCGCCGTGATGGCCATCGCCCGCCAGCCCCTGTACGTGCCAGTTCTGGACGTAGCGTTGATGCTGGTGCTGTTGATGGTTCAGGGCGCGGCGTTCGGGCTGGTGATGGGCGGGCTGGCCCTGTTGTACAAGCGGGTCGAGGCGTCCTTTCAGATCTGGCAGTTCCTCTTCATCGGCTTGCTGATCATCCCGTGGGACGGCTCGCCGTGGGTGCGCCTCATCCCGTTCACCTGGACCCACTACGTCCTGCAGCACGTCATGCGGCACGGAGCGAGGGTGAGCGACATGGCGGCGGACGTGGTGGGCGCCGCTGTCGTCAGCCTGGTTTACTTCCTGATCGCCTGGGCGCTTTTCCGGCGCATGGACCGCGCCGCCCGCCGCCTGGCTCGCCTGGCCCACTATTGACATCCTCCAGCGGCAAAGACCTCTCACTTCCCGCAG is from Limnochorda sp. L945t and encodes:
- a CDS encoding ABC transporter permease; amino-acid sequence: MDEHTPAALASPSGDPAATPSGWRLLEAAFLREWVSLRRYPFNLVSGVLTLLIVFFLLFYGVRLIPGAFQLGQTLSGLVVGFVSWVAMLAAFQGFSEEITRGALEGTLEQQALSPWGLDRVLLAGAVAGNVSNLAVTGIVLLAVMAIARQPLYVPVLDVALMLVLLMVQGAAFGLVMGGLALLYKRVEASFQIWQFLFIGLLIIPWDGSPWVRLIPFTWTHYVLQHVMRHGARVSDMAADVVGAAVVSLVYFLIAWALFRRMDRAARRLARLAHY